Within Streptomyces sp. NBC_00704, the genomic segment ACGAGGCCGAGCACGCGATCATGACCGTCGACGACGAGGCCGCGCAGCTCCAGTACGCGCAGGCCCTTTCCGACTGGGCCGAGGTACGCGGCTACGAGGCCGAGACGCTGTGGGACATGTGCACCACGGCCGCCCTGGGCGTCCCCTACGACAAGGCCCAGTTCCGCCTCGTGCGCACCCTGTCCGGCGGCGAGCAGAAGCGGCTCGTGCTGGAGGCGCTGCTGCGCGGCCACGACGAGGTGCTCCTCCTCGACGAGCCCGACAACTACCTCGACGTGCCCGGCAAGCGGTGGCTGGAGGAGAGGCTGAAGGAGACCCGCAAGACGGTCCTGTTCGTCTCCCACGACCGCGAACTCCTCTCCCGCGCCGCCGAGAAGATCGTCTCCGTCGAGCCCGGCCCGGCCGGCGCCGACGCCTGGGTGCACGGCGGAGGCTTCGCCACCTACCACGAGGCGCGCCGCGAACGCTTCGCCCGCTTCGAGGAACTGCGCCGCCGCTGGGACGAGAAGCACGCCCAGTTGAAGAAACTCGTGCTGAGCCTGCGCCAGGCGGCCTCCATCAGCCACGAGCTGGCCTCGCGCTACCAGGCCGCCCAGACCAGGCTGCGCAAGTTCGAGGAGGCCGGTCCGCCGCCGGAGCCGCCGCGCGAGCAGGACATCACGATGCGCCTCAAGGGCGGCCGCACCGGCGTGCGCGCCGTCACCTGCGAGGGGCTCGAACTCACCGGCCTGATGAAGCCCTTCGACCTGGAGGTCTTCTACGGCGAGCGGGTCGCCGTCCTCGGCTCCAACGGCTCGGGCAAGTCCCACTTCCTGCGGCTGCTGGCCGGCGAGAGCGTGGCGCACACCGGTATGTGGAAGCTCGGCGCGCGCGTGGTGCCCGGCCACTTCGCCCAGACCCACGCCCACCCCGAGCTACAGGGCCGCACCCTGCTGGACATCCTGTGGAGCGAGCACTCCCAGGACCGGGGCGCGGCCATGTCCCGGCTGCGCCGCTACGAGCTGACGCAGCAGGCGGAACAGACCTTCGACCGGCTGTCCGGCGGCCAGCAGGCCCGTTTCCAGATCCTGCTGCTCGAACTCCAGGGCGTCACGGCGCTGCTGCTCGACGAGCCCACCGACAACCTCGACCTGGAGTCGGCCGAAGCGCTCCAGGAAGGGCTGGAGGCCTTCGACGGGACGGTGCTGGCCGTCACCCACGACCGCTGGTTCGCCCGCTCCTTCGACCGCTACCTGGTCTTCGGCAGCGACGGCCGGGTCCGGGAGACCCCGGAGCCGGTCTGGGACGAGCGGCGCGTGGAGCGGGCCCGCTAGAACCGACCCGGACCCGCTCAGGCCCGGACCCGCTCAGGCCCGGACCCGCTCAGGCCCGGACCCGCTCAGGCCCGGACCCGCTCAGGCCCGGACCCGCTCAGGCCCGGACCCGCTCAGGCCCGGACCCGCTCAGGCCCGGACCCGCTCAGGCCCGGACCCGCTCAGGCCCGGACCCGCTCAGGCCCGGACCCGCTCAGGCCCGGACCCGCTCAGGTCAGGGGCGGCCCGTCCCAGGCCTCGCGGGCTTGCGGACTCCTCGGCGAGGCCCGGCAGCCGGAATGTTCGTACAGTGGATTCGAGAAGGCCAAAAGGCCGGAAGGCCCAAGGCCGGAAGGCGAGACCCATGGCTCCCTCCCGGCTCCTGCCCGCCCGGGCGGTGCCGGTGGACGGCCCG encodes:
- a CDS encoding ABC-F family ATP-binding cassette domain-containing protein — translated: MGHLEAAHLEYYLPDGRALLGDVSFRVGEGAVVALVGPNGAGKTTLLRLISGELKPHGGTVTVSGGLGVMRQFVGSVRDETTVRDLLVSVAQPRIREVARAVDEAEHAIMTVDDEAAQLQYAQALSDWAEVRGYEAETLWDMCTTAALGVPYDKAQFRLVRTLSGGEQKRLVLEALLRGHDEVLLLDEPDNYLDVPGKRWLEERLKETRKTVLFVSHDRELLSRAAEKIVSVEPGPAGADAWVHGGGFATYHEARRERFARFEELRRRWDEKHAQLKKLVLSLRQAASISHELASRYQAAQTRLRKFEEAGPPPEPPREQDITMRLKGGRTGVRAVTCEGLELTGLMKPFDLEVFYGERVAVLGSNGSGKSHFLRLLAGESVAHTGMWKLGARVVPGHFAQTHAHPELQGRTLLDILWSEHSQDRGAAMSRLRRYELTQQAEQTFDRLSGGQQARFQILLLELQGVTALLLDEPTDNLDLESAEALQEGLEAFDGTVLAVTHDRWFARSFDRYLVFGSDGRVRETPEPVWDERRVERAR